A genomic stretch from Bacillus sp. E(2018) includes:
- a CDS encoding MerR family transcriptional regulator has translation MSVDKSSYKDKKVMSIGIISELTGLSERKIRYYEERKLIFPERTSKGTRKYSFSDVERLMEIADQIEDGVQTFEIKKEFTKKQKRAERNKMIRGQINAQFNMRN, from the coding sequence ATGTCTGTTGATAAATCGTCTTATAAAGATAAAAAAGTCATGTCCATAGGTATCATCAGTGAACTAACTGGTCTATCGGAACGTAAGATTCGCTACTATGAAGAAAGAAAACTCATCTTCCCTGAACGAACGAGCAAAGGAACGCGCAAGTACTCTTTTTCGGATGTAGAACGTCTTATGGAAATTGCCGATCAAATTGAAGATGGTGTTCAAACATTTGAGATTAAAAAGGAATTTACGAAAAAGCAGAAACGTGCTGAACGCAACAAAATGATTCGTGGACAGATTAACGCTCAATTTAATATGAGAAATTAA
- a CDS encoding DUF294 nucleotidyltransferase-like domain-containing protein, translated as MPYSNLKKWRDEKWMEHQASSQALNEFHDEMMKKVFEVALQKHVAKCGSVPCRYAWFVMGSAGRFEQAIISDQDHGLIYEKNSDETKRYFLSFGKELADGLNEVGYPYCDGNVMSSNPVWSKSVIEWEEQLSKWLTEESFESIRFLLIFYDARVILGEDAYCKNLKKLIHDYVKRNPHLLERLLENTQHVKKAVGFFHQFLPESHGSHAGSIDLKQSGFFPYVNNVRLLAMKESLEATSTLTRLRELNNLSNYTEDLDWCASEFEKLLQYRLQYHKKTTDNYDDIHYLNIKELSKDERRDMKHILLNGQKLQNYTQSVIKGTTET; from the coding sequence ATGCCTTATTCAAACTTGAAAAAATGGCGTGATGAAAAATGGATGGAGCATCAAGCTTCGTCACAAGCTTTAAATGAATTTCATGATGAAATGATGAAAAAAGTATTTGAAGTTGCTTTACAAAAACATGTCGCAAAATGTGGCTCTGTTCCTTGCCGATACGCCTGGTTTGTGATGGGGAGTGCAGGTAGATTCGAACAAGCAATCATCTCAGATCAAGATCATGGTCTGATCTATGAGAAAAACAGTGATGAAACGAAACGATATTTTCTTTCGTTTGGAAAAGAGTTAGCGGATGGTTTGAATGAAGTAGGTTATCCGTATTGCGATGGAAATGTGATGAGTTCTAATCCTGTTTGGAGTAAGTCCGTAATAGAGTGGGAAGAGCAACTTTCAAAGTGGCTTACTGAAGAAAGCTTTGAGAGCATACGTTTTCTTCTTATCTTTTATGATGCACGAGTGATCTTAGGTGAAGATGCGTATTGTAAAAATCTTAAAAAACTCATACATGATTATGTGAAGAGGAATCCCCATCTTTTAGAACGGCTGTTAGAAAATACACAGCATGTAAAAAAAGCTGTAGGTTTCTTTCATCAATTTTTACCAGAATCTCATGGTTCACATGCAGGAAGTATCGATTTGAAGCAATCGGGGTTCTTTCCTTATGTTAATAATGTGCGCTTACTTGCTATGAAAGAGAGTCTAGAGGCTACCTCTACACTTACAAGACTAAGAGAACTGAATAACCTGTCAAACTATACGGAAGATCTTGATTGGTGCGCAAGCGAATTTGAAAAACTCCTTCAATACAGGCTGCAATATCATAAAAAAACAACCGATAACTATGACGACATTCACTACTTAAACATAAAAGAACTCAGTAAAGATGAAAGAAGAGATATGAAGCATATCCTATTAAACGGTCAAAAGCTGCAGAATTACACGCAGTCGGTCATTAAGGGAACGACTGAAACATGA
- a CDS encoding Nramp family divalent metal transporter, protein MNNELKLNTELNAFAGAGNNPLPPQTMGQKLKMIGPGFVVAATGVGTADLVTAIVIGTSFGMTFVWAIVIGSILKYFLNEGVGRWYLATGQTILQGWHSLGKWATGYFGVYSVIWGYIYGATAAMTCGLGMHAMLPIMPIWAWAIIHSLLGFALVWTGRYLLFERIMTVLIGVMFITIIGTSLLFLPTIGEFAGGFVPKMPDGSLMLALGLIGGVGGTITMASYGYWLREKNWKGKDFVPIMRLDTKAAYVITGLFTMAALVIGAKFLFGTDVKLEGDQGLLNLAELLGQEFGTPLRWLFLIAFWSAAFTSLLGVWNGVPYLFADFLRTIKTKKEDLHSVKPVTEKDKSYRAYLAWLTFPPMLIFFFGKPVQLIIIYGVLGALFMPFLAISLIILLNSKKVDAEYRNKWLTNAVLIGCLLMFAFLGLNELQKLF, encoded by the coding sequence TTGAACAATGAATTAAAATTAAACACTGAACTGAATGCTTTTGCTGGAGCAGGTAACAATCCTTTACCGCCTCAAACGATGGGTCAAAAATTAAAAATGATCGGTCCAGGTTTTGTAGTAGCAGCAACTGGTGTTGGTACAGCGGATTTAGTAACTGCCATTGTAATCGGTACCTCATTCGGAATGACTTTTGTATGGGCAATCGTAATCGGTTCTATTTTAAAGTATTTTTTAAACGAAGGGGTTGGACGCTGGTACCTTGCGACAGGACAAACCATTCTGCAAGGCTGGCATTCACTCGGGAAATGGGCGACTGGATACTTTGGTGTTTATTCGGTTATCTGGGGTTACATTTACGGAGCTACGGCAGCTATGACATGCGGGTTAGGTATGCATGCGATGCTTCCGATCATGCCGATATGGGCTTGGGCGATCATTCATTCTTTATTAGGTTTTGCCCTAGTTTGGACAGGTCGTTACTTGCTTTTTGAAAGAATAATGACAGTATTGATCGGTGTTATGTTTATCACGATCATAGGAACATCATTGCTCTTTTTACCTACGATTGGAGAATTTGCTGGTGGATTTGTACCTAAGATGCCAGACGGGTCTCTCATGTTAGCACTTGGATTGATAGGAGGAGTAGGCGGGACGATCACTATGGCTTCTTATGGATATTGGCTTAGAGAAAAGAATTGGAAAGGAAAAGACTTTGTACCCATTATGAGGCTTGATACAAAAGCTGCATATGTGATTACGGGGCTTTTCACGATGGCGGCCCTTGTAATCGGAGCAAAGTTCTTATTCGGAACAGATGTAAAGTTAGAAGGAGACCAAGGGCTTCTTAATCTGGCTGAACTTTTAGGGCAAGAATTCGGAACACCGTTGCGCTGGTTATTCTTAATCGCTTTCTGGTCGGCTGCTTTTACTTCACTTCTTGGCGTTTGGAACGGAGTGCCGTACCTGTTTGCGGACTTTTTAAGAACCATCAAGACAAAGAAAGAAGACTTACATTCAGTTAAGCCGGTTACAGAAAAAGATAAGTCGTATCGTGCTTATTTAGCATGGCTGACATTCCCACCGATGCTGATCTTCTTTTTTGGAAAGCCGGTTCAGCTGATTATTATATATGGTGTGTTAGGTGCATTGTTCATGCCGTTTCTTGCAATCTCACTCATTATCTTATTGAATTCTAAAAAAGTGGATGCGGAATATCGCAACAAGTGGTTAACCAACGCAGTCTTGATCGGATGTCTACTCATGTTTGCCTTTTTAGGATTAAATGAGCTACAAAAACTGTTTTAA
- a CDS encoding exonuclease domain-containing protein, with protein MRMNPLIQFMKQVQGKVNSSVYASLQGQSSPQHVAFLRQLQKELKVEESLTIPFTDLNVVVFDLETTGFFPEQGNQILSVGAVKVKGGEVQYEETFYSLAQCTGELSPEIKELTGIEESDLHHAPPLAKVLVDFYEFARGHVLVAHHASHEKKFLQHYNWKLFRTQFKHRIVDTSFLLKIAEPETNLVRLEDCCEHCNIPVANRHHALGDAKMTAELWSIYVARVQELGIKNLREVYERLSR; from the coding sequence ATGAGGATGAATCCGCTTATTCAATTTATGAAGCAAGTCCAAGGGAAAGTAAACTCAAGTGTTTATGCGTCATTACAAGGGCAATCAAGTCCTCAGCATGTTGCGTTTTTAAGGCAGCTTCAAAAGGAATTAAAAGTGGAGGAGAGTTTAACGATTCCTTTTACTGATTTGAATGTTGTGGTGTTCGATCTTGAAACTACTGGTTTTTTCCCTGAACAAGGTAACCAGATTCTATCGGTCGGTGCGGTGAAAGTAAAAGGCGGAGAAGTGCAGTATGAAGAAACCTTTTATTCACTCGCGCAATGTACAGGTGAGCTTTCTCCTGAGATTAAAGAACTTACAGGAATAGAAGAAAGTGATCTTCATCATGCTCCTCCATTAGCGAAAGTGCTAGTAGATTTTTATGAATTTGCTCGAGGACATGTTCTCGTGGCTCACCATGCAAGTCATGAAAAGAAGTTTCTTCAACACTATAATTGGAAATTATTTCGAACTCAGTTCAAACATCGAATCGTGGATACTTCATTTTTACTAAAGATTGCTGAACCTGAAACTAATCTTGTTCGGTTGGAAGATTGTTGTGAACATTGCAACATACCAGTAGCAAACCGGCATCATGCATTAGGAGATGCTAAGATGACCGCAGAGCTTTGGAGTATTTATGTAGCACGTGTTCAGGAGTTAGGAATAAAAAATTTGCGAGAGGTCTATGAGCGGCTCTCCAGATAA